The following are encoded together in the Glycine max cultivar Williams 82 chromosome 8, Glycine_max_v4.0, whole genome shotgun sequence genome:
- the LOC100794874 gene encoding zinc transporter 1 → MMKFQACSNPISNLFYACCVLLLPPTMALGDCTCDTKEATKSDSIEVLHYKIGSIASVLVAGALGVSLPLLSKRIPTLNPKNDIFFMVKAFAAGVILATGFVHILPEAYESLTSPCLKENPWGKFPFTGFVAMLSSIGTLMVDSFATGFYHRQHFNPSKQVPADDEEMGDEHAGHMHVHTHATHGHAHGSAVSPEGSITSEVIRQRIISQVLEIGIVVHSVIIGISLGTAGSIDTIKPLLVALSFHQFFEGMGLGGCISQAKFESKSTVIMATFFSLTTPIGIAIGMGVSSVYKENSPTALTVEGIFNSASAGILIYMALVDLLAADFMSPKLQKNLKLQLGANISLLLGAGCMSLLAKWA, encoded by the exons ATGATGAAATTTCAAGCATGTTCAAACCCCATCTCAAACTTGTTCTATGCGTGTTGTGTCCTTCTTTTACCACCAACCATGGCCTTAGGAGATTGCACCTGTGACACAAAAGAGGCCACAAAGAGTGACTCAATTGAAGTCCTCCACTACAAAATTGGCTCAATTGCTTCTGTGCTTGTTGCTGGGGCACTTGGGGTGAGCCTCCCATTGTTAAGCAAGAGAATCCCAACACTTAACCCCAAGAATGACATATTCTTTATGGTTAAGGCCTTTGCTGCAGGGGTGATTCTTGCAACTGGGTTTGTGCACATACTTCCTGAGGCATATGAGAGCCTAACTTCACCTTGCCTTAAGGAAAATCCTTGGGGCAAGTTTCCCTTCACTGGATTTGTTGCCATGTTGTCCTCCATAGGGACCTTAATGGTGGACTCATTTGCCACAGGGTTTTATCATAGGCAACATTTTAACCCCTCTAAGCAGGTTCCTGCTGATGATGAGGAAATGGGAGATGAACATGCTGGTCACATGCATGTTCATACACATGCCACACATGGTCATGCTCATGGATCAGCTGTGTCCCCTGAGGGTTCAATTACATCTGAAGTAATTAGGCAGCGCATCATATCACAA GTGTTGGAGATAGGTATAGTGGTCCATTCAGTGATCATTGGAATATCATTGGGTACTGCAGGGAGCATTGATACCATAAAGCCTCTTCTCGTGGCCCTGTCTTTCCATCAATTTTTTGAGGGTATGGGGCTTGGTGGTTGCATATCTCAG GCAAAGTTCGAGTCCAAGTCTACGGTAATTATGGCGACCTTTTTCTCCCTAACAACCCCAATTGGAATTGCAATTGGAATGGGGGTGTCAAGTGTGTACAAAGAGAATAGCCCTACTGCTTTAACTGTTGAAGGGATTTTCAATTCTGCTTCTGCTGGAATTTTGATTTACATGGCATTGGTGGATTTGTTAGCAGCTGATTTTATGAGCCCAAAGTTGCAGAAAAATTTGAAGCTCCAACTAGGGGCAAATATTTCCCTTCTCTTAGGTGCAGGTTGCATGTCTCTATTGGCCAAATGGGCCTAA
- the LOC100795419 gene encoding uncharacterized protein isoform X2: MAFLLPNVQPSLLAQSKSKKDKANLHQTLSPQKPTSQFPISSTTCSSSLQTSTAQVAKVSTPHDKQQQQPKDEFYLNLGLDVRTIREDLPLIFIKDLNYDIYRDDITFMDPLNTFTGIEKYKLIFWALRFHGKILFREIALDVYRVWQPSENVILVRWNLRGVPRVPWEAKGEFQGTSRYKLDRNGKIYEHKVDNLAFNFPQNIKPVSVLDLVTACPASPNPTFLWGPVDAYSSSWITFYKAIRETLDQERSLLPQDGLATCS; encoded by the exons ATGGCTTTTCTTCTACCAAACGTCCAACCTTCTCTTTTAGCTCAATCCAAATCCAAGAAAGACAAAGCAAACCTTCACCAAACTCTCTCACCTCAAAAACCCACTTCTCAGTTTCCTATATCATCCACCACATGCTCTTCTTCTCTACAAACTTCCACTGCACAAGTTGCAAAAGTCAGCACACCACATGATAAGCAGCAACAACAGCCAAAGGATGAATTCTACCTCAACCTTGGTCTTGATGTCAGGACAATCCGTGAGGACCTTCCTTTGATCTTCATCAAAGACCTCAATTATGACATTTATAG GGATGACATAACATTCATGGACCCCTTGAACACATTTACTGGGATTGAGAAGTACAAGCTGATCTTCTGGGCATTGAGGTTTCATGGCAAAATCTTGTTCCGAGAGATTGCACTTGATGTGTACAGGGTGTGGCAGCCTTCAGAGAATGTGATATTGGTCAGGTGGAACCTTAGGGGTGTGCCGCGGGTTCCCTGGGAGGCTAAAGGAGAGTTTCAGGGCACTTCAAGGTACAAATTGGACAGAAATGGCAAAATTTATGAACACAAAGTTGATAACTTGGCATTCAATTTCCCACAGAATATTAAACCAGTTTCAGTTTTGGATTTGGTTACTGCATGCCCTGCAAGTCCAAACCCTACCTTTTTGTGGGGTCCTGTTGATGCATACTCTTCTTCATGGATAACCTTTTACAAGGCAATTAGGGAGACATTGGATCAAGAAAGGAGTTTGCTACCACAAGATGGTCTAGCTACATGTTCATAG
- the LOC100795419 gene encoding uncharacterized protein isoform X1 — protein sequence MAFLLPNVQPSLLAQSKSKKDKANLHQTLSPQKPTSQFPISSTTCSSSLQTSTAQVAKVSTPHDKQQQQPKDEFYLNLGLDVRTIREDLPLIFIKDLNYDIYRFSLEFGYFRDDITFMDPLNTFTGIEKYKLIFWALRFHGKILFREIALDVYRVWQPSENVILVRWNLRGVPRVPWEAKGEFQGTSRYKLDRNGKIYEHKVDNLAFNFPQNIKPVSVLDLVTACPASPNPTFLWGPVDAYSSSWITFYKAIRETLDQERSLLPQDGLATCS from the exons ATGGCTTTTCTTCTACCAAACGTCCAACCTTCTCTTTTAGCTCAATCCAAATCCAAGAAAGACAAAGCAAACCTTCACCAAACTCTCTCACCTCAAAAACCCACTTCTCAGTTTCCTATATCATCCACCACATGCTCTTCTTCTCTACAAACTTCCACTGCACAAGTTGCAAAAGTCAGCACACCACATGATAAGCAGCAACAACAGCCAAAGGATGAATTCTACCTCAACCTTGGTCTTGATGTCAGGACAATCCGTGAGGACCTTCCTTTGATCTTCATCAAAGACCTCAATTATGACATTTATAG GTTTTCATTGGAGTTTGGTTATTTCAGGGATGACATAACATTCATGGACCCCTTGAACACATTTACTGGGATTGAGAAGTACAAGCTGATCTTCTGGGCATTGAGGTTTCATGGCAAAATCTTGTTCCGAGAGATTGCACTTGATGTGTACAGGGTGTGGCAGCCTTCAGAGAATGTGATATTGGTCAGGTGGAACCTTAGGGGTGTGCCGCGGGTTCCCTGGGAGGCTAAAGGAGAGTTTCAGGGCACTTCAAGGTACAAATTGGACAGAAATGGCAAAATTTATGAACACAAAGTTGATAACTTGGCATTCAATTTCCCACAGAATATTAAACCAGTTTCAGTTTTGGATTTGGTTACTGCATGCCCTGCAAGTCCAAACCCTACCTTTTTGTGGGGTCCTGTTGATGCATACTCTTCTTCATGGATAACCTTTTACAAGGCAATTAGGGAGACATTGGATCAAGAAAGGAGTTTGCTACCACAAGATGGTCTAGCTACATGTTCATAG